A stretch of the Amia ocellicauda isolate fAmiCal2 chromosome 10, fAmiCal2.hap1, whole genome shotgun sequence genome encodes the following:
- the sdc2 gene encoding syndecan-2, translated as MMKNIWILLTLGVASFLTGNRILAQEIKTADDKDLYLDDVMSGDYPVDDDDFNSGSGSGTGELPDESITVKTLYNVPKSEPTRDSTKDFTPKVETSTSRIIPRKPARTEPTDIFPVDGGNTNDVTSTTSGPPDKSKNDANKDVSTEIRSENLFQRTEVLAAVIAGGVIGFLFAIFLILLLVYRMRKKDEGSYDLGERKPSSAAYQKAPTKEFYA; from the exons atattgGCACAAGAGATCAAAACAGCAGATGATAAAGATTTGTATCTTGATGATGTTATGTCAGGAGATTATCCAGTAGATGACGACGATTTTAATTCGGGATCAGGCTCGG GAACAGGAGAATTGCCGGATGAGTCCAtcactgtgaaaacactgtACAATGTTCCAAAATCAGAACCAACCAGAGACTCGACTAAAGACTTCACACCGAAAGTTGAGACGTCAACATCCAGAATTATCCCCAGAAAGCCTGCCAGGACAGAG CCAACAGATATTTTCCCTGTTGATGGAGGGAATACAAATGATGTGACCAGCACTACCAGCGGACCTCCAGATAAATCTAAAAATGATGCAAATAAAGATGTATCAACAGAGATACGTTCAGAAAACCTCTTCCAGAGAACAGAAGTATTGGCAG ctgtaattgctggtGGAGTAATTGGATTTCTATTTGCAATTTTCCTGATTTTGCTGCTGGTGTACCGCATGAGAAAGAAGGATGAGGGCAGCTATGACCTTGGGGAGCGCAAACCATCCAGTGCTGCCTATCAGAAAGCACCAACAAAGGAGTTTTATGCATAA